From Anopheles darlingi chromosome 2, idAnoDarlMG_H_01, whole genome shotgun sequence, the proteins below share one genomic window:
- the LOC125952396 gene encoding ras suppressor protein 1, translating to MNQPVSCLPVTANKMSKAKKVLDEARESKNREIDLVDRGISTFDELPGLLSFVFVTRITLSHNKLKSVPPGIANLINLEILNLSNNHIDDLPLSLSSMPKLRILNCSINRLDTLPRGFGAFPVLEVLDLSYNNLNEKALPGNFFMMDSLRALYLGDNEFEYLPPEIKNLKNLQILGLRDNDLLELPREIGELTRIRELHIQNNRLAVLPPEVANLDMPGPKSVLKMEENPWVTPIAEQYLVGISHVLEYIKTEAYRILYNRHASNSKSAGNVPPKSDKSKKASRARS from the exons AtgaaccagccagtcagctgcTTGCCCGTGACAGCTAACAAAATGTCAAAGGCAAAGAAGGTGTTGGACGAGGCTCGCGAGAGCAAAAATCGCGAAATCGACCTGGTGGATCGCGGAATTTCCACCTTCGACGAGCTACCCGGACTGC tgagttttgtgtttgtgacgAGGATAACCTTGAGCCACAACAAACTAAAAA GTGTTCCACCGGGCATAGCCAACCTGATCAACTTGGAAATATTGAATCTGTCCAACAACCACATCGATGATctgccgctgtcgctgtcctCGATGCCCAAGCTGAGAATTTTGAACTGCTCTATCAACCGCCTGGACACGCTGCCACGCGGATTCGGTGCGTTTCCGGTGCTCGAGGTGCTGGACCTATCGTACAACAATCTGAACGAGAAGGCACTGCCCGGCAACTTCTTCATGATGG ATTCGCTGCGGGCCCTCTACCTAGGAGACAACGAATTCGAGTACTTACCACCGGAAATTAAGAACCTCAAAAACCTTCAGATC CTTGGTCTCCGGGATAACGATTTGCTTGAGCTGCCGCGGGAAATTGGTGAGCTGACGCGCATCCGAGAGCTGCACATTCAGAATAACCGGTTGGCCGTGTTGCCGCCCGAGGTCGCCAATCTGGATATGCCGGGACCAAAGTCGGTGCTGAAGATGGAGGAAAACCCCTGGGTAACACCGATAGCTGAGCAGTATCTCGTCGGTATCAGTCACGTGCTGGAGTATATCAAAACCGAGGCCTACAGGAT CCTCTACAACCGGCATGCATCGAACAGCAAATCGGCCGGAAATGTGCCGCCCAAGTCGgacaaatcgaaaaaagcatctcGTGCCCGATCGTAA